A section of the Candidatus Binatia bacterium genome encodes:
- a CDS encoding formyltetrahydrofolate deformylase — MSSNRAVISVIGRDQKGVVARISTYLASCNINIEDIEQRVMEGLFIMTMLVDLSELSINLDELVMGLKRIGEEIHMDVSIRLYGKREPKRVAVLVSREPHCLRQLIEDRNHGRLNGELVVVLSNHELLRPLAEEAGIPFFWYPSTDKAAHEEFLLSKLAEYGADLVVLARYMQILSPRVVERYRNRIINIHPSLLPYHPGPNAYRQAFEEGVRVSGCTAHFVTEQLDQGPVILQDVFHIRVGEDTLDDVKARGQRLEAKVLSQAVQLFLNDQLVVKDKKVIFRPGSSAGKNG, encoded by the coding sequence ATGAGCAGCAACCGGGCCGTGATCTCGGTGATTGGGCGCGACCAAAAAGGCGTGGTCGCGCGGATCTCTACATACTTGGCATCCTGTAACATCAACATTGAGGACATTGAACAGCGGGTCATGGAAGGGCTGTTCATCATGACCATGCTGGTGGATCTGAGCGAGCTCAGCATCAATCTCGACGAGCTCGTGATGGGCTTGAAGCGCATTGGAGAAGAGATCCACATGGACGTCTCCATTCGCCTCTACGGGAAGCGGGAGCCCAAGCGGGTGGCGGTGTTAGTTAGCCGCGAGCCGCACTGTTTGCGGCAACTGATCGAGGACCGAAATCACGGCCGTTTGAACGGCGAGTTGGTCGTTGTTCTTTCCAACCATGAACTGTTGCGACCGCTCGCAGAAGAAGCCGGAATTCCATTTTTCTGGTACCCTTCCACAGACAAAGCAGCGCACGAAGAATTCTTGCTGTCGAAGCTCGCTGAGTACGGGGCCGACTTGGTGGTGCTGGCGAGGTACATGCAGATCCTGTCGCCGCGCGTGGTCGAGCGATACAGAAACCGGATCATCAACATCCACCCCTCGTTGCTTCCCTACCACCCAGGTCCGAATGCGTACCGGCAAGCGTTCGAGGAGGGCGTGCGAGTTTCTGGTTGTACGGCGCACTTCGTTACGGAGCAGCTCGATCAAGGTCCGGTCATTTTGCAAGATGTGTTTCACATCCGCGTAGGGGAAGATACATTGGACGACGTCAAGGCGCGGGGGCAGCGGCTGGAAGCGAAGGTGTTGTCCCAAGCTGTGCAATTGTTTCTCAACGATCAGCTTGTGGTGAAAGACAAAAAAGTGATTTTCCGTCCGGGATCGAGCGCGGGGAAGAACGGTTGA
- the leuC gene encoding 3-isopropylmalate dehydratase large subunit, giving the protein MGKTLLQKVWEAHTVRELPSGQTQLFIGLHLIHEVTSPQAFQMLREQGLRVLFPERTFATVDHIIPTDTRRRPYADAQAEGMMTAIEKNCAEFGIRFFQANSGYQGIVHVLGPELGLTQPGMTVACGDSHTSTHGAFGTVAFGIGTSQVRDVLATQCLAIQRPKVRRVVVQGKLGRGVYAKDVILYIIRKLGVKGGVGYAYEYAGDVIHRMSMEERMTVCNMSIEGGARLGYVNPDEITFSYLKGREFAPQGAAFDKAVAWWRSMASDPDAQYDEEVTFFGEDIAPTVTWGINPGQAIGVDEPVPPPEVFPPDEREVAEDAYEYMGLKPGQAIRGMRIDVAFIGSCTNGRLSDLREAAKVARLGKVKPHVKALVVPGSESVARAAEAEGLHEVFRAAGFEWRLPGCSMCLAMNPDKLEDRQVCASSSNRNFKGRQGSPRGRTLLMSPAMVAAAAIAGEVVDVREVLPE; this is encoded by the coding sequence ATGGGAAAAACTTTGCTGCAGAAGGTTTGGGAGGCTCACACGGTTCGAGAATTACCTTCCGGGCAAACACAGCTTTTCATCGGCCTCCATTTGATTCACGAAGTGACCAGCCCCCAGGCGTTCCAAATGCTCCGCGAGCAAGGGCTACGCGTACTTTTTCCGGAGCGCACGTTTGCGACGGTGGATCACATCATCCCTACGGATACCCGGCGGCGTCCGTACGCCGACGCCCAGGCCGAAGGCATGATGACGGCCATCGAGAAAAATTGCGCGGAGTTCGGCATCCGGTTCTTTCAGGCAAACAGCGGTTACCAGGGGATCGTCCATGTTCTCGGGCCGGAGCTCGGCCTCACCCAACCCGGTATGACTGTGGCCTGTGGCGATAGCCACACCAGCACGCACGGAGCGTTTGGCACGGTGGCCTTCGGCATCGGGACGAGCCAGGTTCGCGACGTTTTGGCCACGCAGTGCTTGGCGATCCAGCGGCCCAAGGTGCGGCGCGTAGTAGTGCAGGGCAAGCTCGGTCGTGGCGTGTATGCCAAGGACGTGATTCTCTACATCATTCGCAAGCTCGGTGTGAAAGGCGGGGTGGGGTATGCCTACGAATATGCCGGTGACGTGATTCATCGGATGTCGATGGAAGAACGAATGACCGTGTGCAACATGAGCATCGAGGGTGGGGCGCGCCTGGGCTACGTGAATCCTGACGAGATAACGTTTTCCTACTTGAAGGGCCGAGAATTCGCACCGCAAGGCGCAGCCTTCGACAAAGCTGTGGCATGGTGGCGTTCGATGGCGTCGGACCCGGATGCCCAGTACGACGAAGAGGTCACATTCTTTGGCGAGGACATTGCGCCGACGGTGACCTGGGGGATCAACCCGGGCCAGGCCATCGGTGTGGACGAACCTGTGCCTCCGCCGGAAGTTTTTCCGCCTGACGAGCGCGAGGTTGCGGAAGATGCGTACGAATACATGGGGTTAAAGCCCGGCCAGGCCATTCGAGGCATGCGCATTGACGTGGCTTTTATTGGCTCGTGCACGAACGGACGGCTTTCCGACTTGCGCGAGGCAGCGAAGGTAGCCCGTTTGGGGAAAGTGAAGCCCCATGTGAAAGCTTTGGTTGTGCCCGGTTCGGAAAGCGTGGCCCGTGCCGCCGAAGCGGAAGGACTGCATGAAGTCTTCCGTGCTGCTGGCTTTGAGTGGAGACTGCCGGGCTGTTCGATGTGTTTGGCAATGAATCCGGATAAGCTCGAGGATCGCCAGGTTTGTGCTTCTTCGAGCAATCGGAATTTCAAAGGGCGGCAGGGCAGCCCGAGGGGCCGAACGCTGTTGATGAGCCCAGCTATGGTGGCGGCGGCAGCCATTGCCGGAGAGGTCGTAGACGTGCGCGAGGTTTTACCCGAGTGA
- the leuD gene encoding 3-isopropylmalate dehydratase small subunit has protein sequence MAELIRIEKVVGKPIPLRGNDIDTDRIIPARFMKVVTFEGLGQYLFYDERFDADGRSKGHVLDDPRFAAKGPRIAVVNKNFGCGSSREHAPQALLRWGVKALVGESFADIFFGNCVALGMPCVCASEDDIAWLQKAIEEEPGHDLVVDLKSMLVHYRERTIPVQMSEGARRQLLEGTWDATRILLQAEDDIRRTAMRLPYVRGF, from the coding sequence ATGGCAGAACTGATCCGAATCGAAAAGGTTGTCGGTAAACCCATTCCCTTGCGGGGAAACGACATAGACACAGACCGCATCATCCCCGCTCGATTCATGAAAGTCGTGACGTTCGAAGGGCTCGGGCAGTATTTGTTTTACGACGAGCGATTCGACGCCGACGGTCGCTCCAAGGGGCACGTACTCGATGACCCGCGCTTTGCCGCCAAGGGGCCGCGGATAGCGGTGGTAAACAAGAATTTTGGTTGCGGCTCCTCACGCGAGCACGCGCCCCAAGCGCTCCTTCGCTGGGGTGTGAAAGCGTTGGTTGGAGAGTCTTTTGCCGACATTTTTTTCGGAAACTGTGTGGCTCTCGGTATGCCCTGCGTGTGTGCGAGCGAGGACGACATCGCCTGGCTGCAGAAGGCCATCGAAGAAGAGCCCGGCCACGATTTGGTGGTGGATTTGAAGTCCATGCTGGTGCATTATCGGGAGAGAACGATACCAGTCCAAATGTCCGAGGGAGCACGGCGCCAACTCCTGGAGGGCACGTGGGATGCGACCAGGATCTTGTTACAGGCAGAAGACGACATCCGCCGCACGGCTATGCGGCTGCCTTATGTACGCGGGTTTTGA
- a CDS encoding TlyA family rRNA (cytidine-2'-O)-methyltransferase, with translation MRVRIDKLLVDRGLVSSRERAQRLIWAGAVLVSGQRVSKAGTLVNANAPIEVKEEDIPFVSRGGLKLASALDRFCVSVQNRVCLDVGASTGGFTDCLLQRGAAHVYAIDVGYGQFAWRLRQHPKVTLFERTNFRFFSPPSWPSPPDLATVDVSFISLKLLLPNLLRCVKAGGDVLALVKPQFEVGRGNVGSGGVVRDPTLREQAVLSVAQTARELGFNVLGQCPSPILGPKGNQEIFLHLRCPGTPPPCEEPTTPGR, from the coding sequence ATGCGTGTTCGGATTGACAAGCTCCTCGTCGATCGCGGGTTGGTTTCTAGCCGGGAACGGGCTCAGCGCCTGATTTGGGCGGGGGCTGTCCTTGTCTCCGGCCAGCGAGTGAGCAAGGCCGGTACTCTCGTGAATGCCAATGCCCCGATCGAGGTGAAGGAAGAGGACATCCCGTTTGTCAGTCGCGGGGGTCTCAAGCTTGCATCGGCACTCGATCGGTTCTGCGTCTCCGTGCAAAACCGCGTCTGCCTCGATGTCGGCGCGTCCACCGGCGGCTTCACCGACTGCCTTTTGCAACGAGGTGCCGCACATGTTTACGCCATCGACGTCGGCTATGGCCAATTTGCTTGGAGGCTTCGCCAACACCCGAAGGTTACGCTCTTCGAAAGAACAAATTTTCGATTCTTCTCGCCTCCCTCGTGGCCCTCGCCACCCGACCTGGCGACTGTGGACGTATCCTTCATTTCTCTCAAGTTACTCCTGCCCAACCTCCTGCGCTGCGTGAAGGCAGGCGGAGATGTACTGGCACTCGTGAAGCCTCAGTTCGAAGTTGGGCGCGGCAACGTGGGATCTGGCGGGGTTGTGCGAGATCCTACGTTACGAGAGCAAGCCGTGCTCAGTGTTGCACAGACGGCACGGGAGTTGGGGTTCAACGTCCTCGGCCAGTGCCCGTCGCCGATTCTCGGCCCGAAAGGAAACCAAGAGATTTTCCTCCACTTGCGGTGCCCGGGGACACCTCCTCCGTGCGAGGAACCAACCACCCCTGGGCGATAG
- a CDS encoding farnesyl-diphosphate synthase, which translates to MRLDQYLEKKRRLIDRALDEYLPAANPPDRLIEAMRYSLLGGGKRLRPILSLAACEAVGGRADVVLPFACAIEMIHTYSLIHDDLPAMDNDELRRGRPTNHVVFGEALAILAGDALLTEAFRIMGEAALQAGVPQRRALQVLTEVATAAGARGMVGGQAADMDAEDLQADLPLVEFIHVRKTGELIRVAVRTGAILGGARTGQLRHLTRYGEFLGLAFQIADDILDEEGSLQTTGKFAGGDRKHHKATFPAVLGLPASKQRARELLELASAELASFGESAEPLRQIAQLIGARASVA; encoded by the coding sequence GTGCGGCTCGACCAGTACCTCGAGAAAAAACGGCGGCTGATTGACCGTGCTTTGGATGAATACCTACCAGCGGCCAATCCCCCTGATCGCCTGATCGAAGCCATGCGTTACAGCCTGCTGGGTGGCGGCAAGCGATTGCGCCCGATCTTATCGCTTGCCGCTTGCGAAGCCGTGGGCGGCCGGGCCGACGTGGTGCTGCCTTTCGCTTGTGCAATCGAAATGATTCATACCTACTCCCTGATTCACGATGATTTGCCGGCCATGGATAACGACGAACTTCGCCGCGGCAGGCCGACCAACCACGTGGTGTTCGGGGAGGCCCTCGCTATCCTCGCCGGCGACGCCTTGCTCACCGAGGCTTTTCGCATCATGGGGGAAGCGGCGCTTCAGGCAGGCGTACCGCAACGCCGCGCTTTGCAGGTGCTTACCGAGGTTGCCACGGCCGCGGGAGCTCGGGGCATGGTGGGAGGTCAGGCCGCTGACATGGATGCCGAAGATCTCCAAGCCGACTTACCCTTGGTGGAATTTATCCACGTCCGCAAAACGGGCGAACTCATCCGTGTCGCCGTTCGCACAGGCGCGATCCTCGGGGGCGCGAGGACCGGCCAATTGCGGCACCTCACGCGCTACGGTGAATTCCTCGGGCTGGCGTTTCAAATCGCAGACGACATCCTGGACGAAGAAGGATCCCTTCAAACAACCGGCAAGTTCGCCGGTGGCGATCGCAAGCATCACAAGGCAACTTTTCCGGCAGTGTTGGGCTTGCCGGCCTCCAAGCAACGAGCGCGCGAACTGCTAGAGCTGGCGTCGGCAGAACTCGCGTCTTTCGGTGAAAGCGCCGAGCCGCTACGGCAAATTGCGCAATTGATCGGGGCTCGCGCCTCGGTTGCATAG
- the xseB gene encoding exodeoxyribonuclease 7 small subunit gives MEHSTLESFEESMRALEDVVRRLERGDLSLEDALAAFEEGIRLVKALNERLTQVEARVEVLTRAPAGEIQLSPLPESVKE, from the coding sequence ATGGAACACTCAACCCTAGAGTCGTTCGAAGAATCTATGCGTGCACTCGAGGATGTCGTCCGGCGACTCGAACGGGGCGACCTGTCGTTGGAAGACGCGCTTGCGGCCTTCGAAGAAGGGATTCGACTCGTTAAGGCCTTGAACGAACGACTCACCCAAGTCGAGGCTCGCGTCGAGGTATTGACGCGCGCGCCCGCCGGCGAGATCCAACTCAGCCCCCTCCCGGAGTCCGTCAAGGAGTGA
- the xseA gene encoding exodeoxyribonuclease 7 large subunit, with protein MAQADAPLPGVVPVFTVTELTQLIRQTLESQIDTVWVVGEVSNFRVPSSGHYYFILKDEAAQIAAVMFRGVNRSLSFTPEDGLKVLVRGHISMYEARGSLQLYVEYMEPVGIGSAQLALEQLKQRLHAEGLFAAERKRPLPFLPRCIGIVTALTGAAIRDILTVLRKRFPHVRVVIRPVRVQGKEAPLEIIAALDDLQQLPEVEVIIVGRGGGSKEDLWAFNDEGVARAIAGCRVPVVSAVGHEIDYTIADLVADARAPTPTAAATMVVPDFDELRARVAQQRRLLVTAFTRLLMLHRQRLEQLAQRLRDPRHTVENLRLRLDELAERAQLAMARRIEHYRQHLRALADRLAALNPLAVLERGYAIVKHSTSGEIVRDASTLSPGDAVHVQFARGRATAEVRETQS; from the coding sequence ATGGCGCAGGCCGATGCACCGCTACCTGGGGTCGTTCCGGTTTTCACCGTGACTGAGCTGACCCAGCTCATCCGGCAGACCCTGGAAAGTCAAATCGACACGGTCTGGGTCGTGGGGGAAGTCTCGAATTTTCGGGTCCCCAGTTCCGGGCACTATTACTTCATCTTGAAGGACGAGGCGGCCCAGATTGCCGCAGTCATGTTCAGAGGGGTGAACCGAAGCCTCAGCTTCACGCCCGAGGATGGCCTCAAGGTGCTCGTTCGCGGCCACATCAGCATGTACGAAGCGCGAGGGAGTTTGCAGCTTTATGTGGAGTACATGGAACCCGTTGGTATCGGCAGCGCACAGCTCGCGCTGGAACAGCTCAAGCAGCGGCTGCACGCAGAGGGGCTGTTTGCTGCGGAACGCAAACGCCCCCTGCCCTTTCTCCCGCGTTGCATCGGCATTGTCACTGCGCTCACCGGCGCGGCCATCCGCGACATTCTCACTGTACTGCGCAAGCGCTTTCCCCATGTACGCGTGGTGATCCGGCCGGTGCGGGTCCAGGGAAAGGAAGCGCCCCTGGAGATCATCGCCGCTTTGGACGACTTGCAACAACTTCCCGAGGTCGAGGTCATCATCGTGGGGCGTGGTGGCGGGTCAAAAGAAGATTTATGGGCCTTCAATGACGAAGGAGTTGCGCGCGCGATTGCTGGTTGCCGTGTTCCGGTGGTTTCAGCCGTGGGGCACGAAATCGACTACACGATTGCCGATTTGGTTGCCGATGCTCGTGCACCCACACCGACGGCCGCCGCCACAATGGTGGTGCCGGACTTCGACGAGCTGCGGGCGCGTGTCGCCCAGCAGCGGCGGCTACTCGTCACAGCATTTACTCGGCTGCTGATGTTGCATCGGCAGCGGCTGGAACAACTCGCGCAACGCTTGCGCGATCCGCGCCACACGGTAGAAAATCTCCGCCTGCGGCTCGACGAACTCGCCGAGCGCGCCCAACTGGCCATGGCTCGGAGGATCGAACACTACCGGCAGCACTTGCGGGCCCTCGCCGACCGGCTCGCCGCCCTCAACCCACTGGCGGTGTTGGAACGAGGCTATGCCATCGTAAAGCACTCGACGTCGGGCGAAATTGTTCGCGATGCCTCCACTCTTTCCCCAGGCGACGCCGTGCACGTGCAATTTGCCCGCGGTCGAGCGACTGCTGAGGTGCGGGAAACGCAAAGCTAG
- the ctpA-2 gene encoding peptidase S41, protein MKRRTHWLSGFAWGIILSTTVWVGTYTVGRVLAVAKDTYDSIEVFTNVLTLVQRNYVDPVTTKQLIEGAITGMLAALDPHSAYLPPESYKELQVDTRGTFGGLGIEITIRNNVLTVVSPIEDTPAYRAGIKPGDQIIKIDEEFTKDMPLTEAVRRMRGTPGTKVRLTIRREGVMKPIELTLTREIIKIQSVKARLLEKGYAYVRITQFQERTDDDLQKALTKLEQENGAPLSGLILDLRNNPGGLLTQAIKVADEFIDSGLVVYTDGRLESQKQKYFAHKDGSHTDFPMIVLVNSGSASASEIVAGALQDHRRALVLGTQTFGKGSVQTILPLEENSAIRLTTARYYTPNGRSIQATGITPDIVFENPATLAPVAGPGAPRIREENLPRHLRAPRDREEPSLEDEQEGEEPPTPEAAQVREGELGRDPQLDRALELLKSWNVFKTVVAGRTQ, encoded by the coding sequence ATGAAACGGCGCACCCATTGGCTTTCCGGATTCGCGTGGGGAATCATCCTGAGCACTACCGTTTGGGTGGGAACATATACGGTTGGCCGTGTCCTTGCCGTTGCCAAGGACACGTACGACAGCATCGAAGTGTTCACCAACGTGCTCACCTTGGTCCAACGAAACTACGTGGATCCGGTGACGACCAAGCAATTGATCGAGGGAGCCATCACCGGAATGCTGGCCGCTCTCGATCCGCACAGCGCGTATCTCCCCCCAGAGTCCTACAAAGAACTCCAAGTAGACACCCGCGGAACTTTTGGCGGTCTGGGTATCGAGATTACCATTCGCAACAATGTGCTGACGGTCGTCTCGCCAATCGAGGACACGCCTGCATACCGGGCGGGCATCAAGCCTGGCGACCAAATCATCAAGATCGATGAGGAGTTCACCAAGGACATGCCTCTGACCGAGGCGGTGCGCCGCATGCGCGGTACCCCAGGCACCAAGGTGCGTCTGACCATTCGGCGTGAGGGCGTGATGAAGCCAATCGAGCTCACCCTCACGCGTGAGATCATCAAGATTCAAAGCGTCAAGGCTCGGCTGCTCGAAAAGGGCTACGCGTATGTTCGGATCACGCAATTCCAGGAACGGACGGATGACGACCTCCAAAAAGCGTTAACGAAGCTCGAGCAGGAGAACGGGGCACCTTTGTCCGGTTTGATCCTCGACTTGCGCAACAATCCGGGCGGGTTGCTGACCCAAGCAATCAAAGTGGCCGATGAGTTTATCGATTCCGGCTTGGTCGTTTACACCGATGGCCGTCTGGAATCCCAAAAGCAGAAGTACTTTGCGCACAAGGATGGATCCCATACGGACTTCCCAATGATCGTGCTCGTGAACAGCGGAAGCGCCAGCGCATCGGAAATTGTCGCGGGCGCACTGCAAGATCACCGTCGCGCCCTGGTGCTGGGAACGCAGACTTTCGGAAAGGGCTCGGTCCAAACGATTCTTCCTCTGGAAGAAAATTCCGCGATTCGCCTGACCACCGCCCGTTACTACACGCCCAATGGTCGCTCGATTCAAGCCACGGGAATTACACCGGACATCGTGTTCGAAAACCCCGCCACCTTGGCGCCTGTAGCCGGGCCTGGCGCACCACGGATCCGCGAGGAAAACTTGCCCCGACACTTGCGTGCCCCAAGGGATCGGGAAGAGCCGAGCCTCGAAGACGAACAAGAAGGCGAAGAGCCGCCCACTCCGGAGGCAGCACAGGTCCGTGAAGGAGAACTCGGGCGAGATCCGCAGCTCGACCGCGCCTTAGAGCTACTGAAGAGCTGGAACGTGTTTAAAACCGTCGTTGCGGGACGCACACAATAA
- a CDS encoding SAM-dependent methyltransferase gives MPPFEGAQAHESKLYAELSYLYDVIFTRIFAPRIHHVIRSLQIPPGGQVLEVGVGTGLSLDAYPQHAEVVGIDLAPEMLEKAEEKVRRHGWRHIKLLEMDALHLKFPEDSFDFVTAFHVVSVVPDARRLMREILRVLRPGGTLAIVNHFRSPNRFFAALDTMIEPITLRLGWHTLDLREVLQGLPIQVLQLYKTSRRSLFTIVVARNAKDCDRPKATISASGPSGVHTESNPAS, from the coding sequence ATGCCTCCGTTCGAAGGTGCACAAGCCCACGAGAGTAAGCTGTATGCGGAACTTTCGTACCTCTATGACGTCATCTTCACCCGAATTTTCGCCCCCCGCATCCATCACGTGATCCGCTCCCTCCAAATACCGCCGGGGGGCCAAGTGCTCGAGGTCGGCGTGGGAACTGGGCTTTCACTGGATGCCTACCCCCAACACGCCGAAGTCGTCGGCATCGATCTGGCGCCGGAGATGTTAGAGAAGGCGGAAGAGAAAGTACGCCGTCATGGTTGGCGCCATATCAAACTGCTCGAAATGGATGCCCTGCATCTCAAGTTTCCGGAAGACTCCTTTGATTTTGTCACTGCGTTCCACGTTGTCAGCGTGGTGCCGGATGCGCGCCGCCTCATGAGAGAAATTTTGCGCGTCCTCCGGCCGGGAGGGACCCTGGCAATCGTAAACCACTTCCGCAGCCCCAACCGCTTTTTTGCAGCGCTCGACACCATGATCGAACCCATCACCTTGAGGCTCGGCTGGCATACATTGGACTTACGCGAGGTGCTGCAAGGTCTGCCCATACAAGTACTGCAACTGTACAAGACCAGTCGCCGCTCGCTGTTTACGATCGTCGTTGCCCGGAACGCGAAAGACTGTGATCGCCCCAAGGCGACCATTAGTGCGTCAGGCCCTTCGGGGGTACATACGGAATCAAACCCTGCTTCATGA
- the recJ gene encoding single-stranded-DNA-specific exonuclease RecJ: MQERWCLRRGDPEVEALLRQELGVSSLVGRLLVNRGIRTPEEAVRFLEPRLKEGLRSPFLFRDMTRAADRVIVALAQKETIAIYGDYDLDGISGSALLFSFLRSLGTEPLVYIPDRVREGYGLNAEAVQGLAHRGVKLLITVDCGGASHREVEFARSLGLDVIVCDHHQVPEVPPPAFAILNPAAPDSGFPFSGLCGAGTAFYLAWGVRNRLRDNREAGAPELRDLLDLVALGTIADLVPLERENRVLVRHGLTTLEQGQRLGIAALKSVAGVEQVTSAAVAFRLAPRLNAAGRLSSASLSLELLTTCDPQRALDLAQILQATNRERQATESAILNEALALCRNDPQWDERATIVLASSNWHPGVIGIVAARLAQRFHRPTALIALEPETGLGRGSVRSIPGIHCYEALRSCRNYLVAFGGHPMAAGFTIARSELDNFSQAFDSAVKSQAASPSILTVWADCEVQLDRLDVRSLLEAATVLEPFGPGNPEPVFFARNTRLRAPQAFGGDHLRVFIEQNGKALPARWFQWGDQPLPPPDVMFDILFTVEPSKHKSDGPVYLRLLRLRPSRSRTS, from the coding sequence ATGCAGGAGCGGTGGTGCTTGCGACGGGGCGACCCGGAAGTAGAGGCGCTCCTTCGACAGGAGCTTGGCGTCTCTTCCCTTGTTGGCCGGTTGCTGGTCAACCGCGGCATTCGTACCCCTGAGGAGGCCGTCAGGTTCCTCGAACCGCGACTCAAAGAGGGTTTGCGATCTCCCTTCTTGTTCCGTGACATGACGAGAGCAGCCGACCGCGTCATCGTCGCCCTCGCTCAAAAGGAAACAATCGCGATTTACGGAGACTACGATCTCGATGGAATCAGTGGCTCAGCTCTGCTCTTTAGCTTTCTGCGTAGTCTCGGGACGGAGCCGCTGGTTTACATTCCTGACCGCGTTCGTGAGGGCTATGGCTTGAACGCAGAAGCGGTGCAGGGATTAGCCCACCGGGGCGTTAAGCTGCTGATCACTGTGGACTGTGGTGGGGCAAGCCATCGAGAAGTCGAATTTGCGCGATCGCTCGGACTCGACGTGATTGTTTGTGACCATCACCAGGTTCCCGAAGTCCCTCCCCCAGCCTTCGCAATACTCAATCCCGCAGCCCCGGACTCGGGCTTCCCCTTCAGCGGTCTTTGTGGTGCCGGTACAGCCTTCTATCTCGCGTGGGGTGTGCGTAACCGTTTGCGGGACAACCGGGAAGCCGGCGCACCTGAACTGCGCGATCTACTCGACCTGGTTGCGTTGGGCACGATTGCCGACCTCGTTCCTTTGGAACGAGAGAATCGCGTTCTCGTGCGCCATGGCCTGACAACCCTCGAACAAGGTCAACGCCTCGGGATTGCCGCGCTCAAGAGCGTGGCCGGCGTCGAACAAGTCACCAGCGCGGCTGTCGCCTTTCGCTTAGCGCCTCGCCTCAACGCCGCTGGCCGCCTCTCCTCCGCCTCGCTCTCTCTCGAACTTCTCACCACTTGCGATCCGCAACGCGCCTTGGACCTTGCGCAGATTTTGCAGGCGACGAACCGCGAACGTCAAGCAACAGAAAGCGCCATTCTCAACGAGGCATTAGCTCTTTGCCGAAACGATCCCCAATGGGATGAGCGTGCCACGATTGTGCTCGCCAGTTCCAACTGGCACCCCGGAGTGATTGGAATCGTTGCCGCCCGCTTAGCGCAGCGATTTCATCGCCCCACTGCGTTGATTGCGCTCGAACCGGAAACCGGCCTTGGCCGCGGCTCGGTTCGCAGCATTCCCGGGATCCACTGTTATGAGGCGTTGCGATCTTGTCGGAACTACCTGGTTGCTTTTGGGGGCCATCCTATGGCTGCTGGGTTTACCATCGCTCGCTCCGAGCTCGACAACTTTTCCCAGGCGTTTGACTCCGCTGTGAAATCTCAAGCCGCGTCGCCCAGTATTCTCACTGTTTGGGCGGACTGCGAGGTCCAGCTCGACCGGCTTGATGTTCGCTCTCTCCTCGAGGCAGCCACGGTACTCGAACCGTTCGGTCCTGGGAATCCCGAACCTGTTTTCTTTGCGCGCAACACTCGCCTGCGGGCGCCGCAAGCGTTTGGAGGCGACCACCTTCGGGTCTTCATCGAACAAAACGGCAAGGCCCTACCGGCGCGATGGTTCCAGTGGGGAGATCAACCGCTGCCCCCTCCGGACGTCATGTTCGACATCTTGTTCACCGTCGAACCTTCGAAGCACAAGAGTGATGGTCCGGTCTACTTGCGCCTGCTCCGATTACGACCCAGCCGCTCGAGGACATCCTGA